The proteins below are encoded in one region of Saccopteryx leptura isolate mSacLep1 chromosome 1, mSacLep1_pri_phased_curated, whole genome shotgun sequence:
- the LOC136387927 gene encoding olfactory receptor 9G19-like — protein sequence MERSNHTVTEFILLGFTTDPVMQLVLFVVFLGVYSVTVVGNTTLIKLISNDSRLPTPMYLFTGNLSVLDLWYSSVYTPKILMTCISEDKSISSAGCVAQLFFSAALAYSECYLLAAMAYDRYVAMSKPLLYAQAMSGKLCLCLVIYSYTGGFVNSIILSSNTFTLGFCADNVIDEFFCDVPPLVNLACDVKESYQAVLYFLLVSNIIAPTVLILASYLFIIAAILRIRSTQGHLKAFSTCSSHLVSVTLYYGSILYIYSPPSSSYSLERDKMVSTFHTVLCPMLNPMIYSLRNKDIRETIKKTLPVHIIQSLN from the coding sequence ATGGAAAGAAGCAATCACACTGTGACTGAGTTCATCCTCCTGGGCTTCACAACAGATCCTGTGATGCAGCTGGTCCTGTTTGTAGTGTTCCTTGGCGTGTACTCTGTGACCGTGGTAGGAAATACCACCCTCATCAAGTTGATCAGTAATGACTCCCGGCTGCCCACACCTATGTATCTCTTCACTGGGAATTTGTCTGTTCTGGATCTCTGGTATTCCTCTGTCTACACCCCAAAGATCTTAATGACCTGCATCTCTGAAGACAAAAGCATCTCTTCTGCTGGCTGTGTAGCCCAGCTCTTCTTCTCTGCTGCGCTGGCATATAGTGAGTGTTACCTGTTGGCTGCCATGGCTTATGACCGCTATGTGGCCATGTCCAAACCCCTTCTTTATGCTCAGGCCATGTCAGGGAAATTGTGCCTCTGTTTGGTTATATATTCCTACACTGGAGGTTTTGTCAACTCAATAATACTCAGCAGCAACACATTCACATTGGGTTTTTGTGCTGACAATGTTATTGATGAGTTTTTCTGTGATGTTCCACCCTTGGTGAACTTGGCATGTGATGTGAAGGAGAGCTACCAGGCTGTGCTGTACTTCCTCTTGGTCTCCAACATCATTGCCCCCACTGTACTTATACTCGCCTCTTATCTCTTCATCATCGCTGCCATCTTGAGGATACGCTCTACCCAGGGCCACCTCAAAGCCTTCTCCACATGCTCCTCCCACTTGGTCTCTGTTACCTTATACTATGGCTCCATTCTCTACATCTACTCTCCCCCAAGTTCCAGCTATTCCCTTGAGAGGGACAAAATGGTGTCTACATTTCATACTGTGCTGTGCCCCATGTTGAACCCCATGATCTATAGTTTGAGGAATAAAGATATaagagaaactataaaaaaaactcttcCAGTTCACATTATCCAAAGTCTAAATTGa